In the Lysinibacillus sp. PLM2 genome, one interval contains:
- a CDS encoding alginate O-acetylation protein → MLMLISILFNYIMGLIIDKADVKSKRLSLLWITILLNFAILGYYKYAGFFIDIYSDITGQTIEWEAVPLPIGISFYTFQAVSYIIDVYRRDVKAQRSLIDLSLFISLFPQLVAGPIVRYQTIAEQIKQRFVASSDLMIGTRRFIQGLGKKVLIANPMGSVADEVFAISAADLTTGTAWVGIIAYSLQIYFDFSGYSDMAIGLARIFGFNFEENFNYPYIAQSITEFWRRWHISLSSWFRDYVYFPLGGSRVSHQWKVYRNLLIVWTFTGFWHGASWTFMAWGFYYGILICLEKKFLLNWLSKIPRVVRHIYVLILVMIGWVFFRADNFTYSFDYIKTMFFITENEFYDYSTLIYLQDYGIYFALAIVLAIPIYMVYQNWTEARAEQSLAFAASLRVWQTVYYMVLILIVTMYLVNATHNPFIYFRF, encoded by the coding sequence GTGTTAATGCTGATTTCCATTTTGTTTAACTATATCATGGGTCTCATTATTGATAAGGCAGATGTGAAATCAAAACGGCTAAGTCTACTCTGGATTACGATTCTATTAAACTTTGCTATTCTTGGGTATTACAAATACGCTGGATTCTTTATCGATATATATTCAGACATTACTGGTCAAACTATTGAATGGGAAGCAGTACCTTTGCCAATCGGTATATCTTTCTATACATTCCAAGCAGTCAGCTACATAATCGATGTGTATCGTAGAGATGTAAAAGCACAGCGAAGTTTAATCGATTTATCGTTATTTATTTCCCTGTTTCCACAGCTTGTCGCAGGGCCAATTGTACGTTATCAAACGATTGCTGAACAAATTAAACAACGTTTTGTAGCAAGCTCTGATTTAATGATTGGGACAAGACGTTTCATTCAAGGTTTAGGGAAAAAAGTATTAATCGCCAATCCAATGGGATCTGTTGCTGATGAAGTGTTTGCCATATCGGCGGCTGATTTAACTACAGGTACCGCATGGGTAGGAATTATCGCATACTCATTGCAAATCTATTTTGATTTCTCTGGTTACAGTGATATGGCCATCGGGTTAGCTCGCATTTTTGGTTTTAATTTTGAAGAAAACTTCAATTATCCATACATAGCACAATCAATAACTGAATTTTGGCGTAGATGGCATATTTCATTAAGTTCATGGTTTAGAGATTATGTGTACTTCCCACTTGGCGGAAGTCGAGTAAGTCATCAGTGGAAAGTTTATCGTAACTTATTAATTGTATGGACGTTTACGGGGTTCTGGCATGGTGCTAGTTGGACATTTATGGCATGGGGCTTTTACTACGGAATTCTCATCTGTTTAGAAAAGAAATTCTTACTCAATTGGTTGAGCAAAATTCCGAGGGTTGTTCGCCATATATATGTACTAATTCTTGTAATGATTGGATGGGTGTTCTTTAGAGCGGATAACTTTACGTATTCATTTGACTATATTAAAACAATGTTCTTTATTACAGAGAATGAATTTTACGACTATAGTACACTGATTTATTTACAGGATTACGGAATTTATTTCGCTCTGGCAATTGTACTTGCGATTCCAATCTATATGGTGTATCAAAATTGGACGGAAGCAAGAGCTGAGCAGTCGCTTGCTTTTGCAGCATCACTCCGAGTTTGGCAAACTGTTTATTACATGGTGTTAATTTTAATTGTTACAATGTATTTAGTAAATGCAACACACAATCCATTCATTTACTTTAGATTCTAG
- a CDS encoding membrane protein, which yields MKILNYLLPIAFICTLVGGLALHLVIKDRPTSNMENRTLQTVAELDVSVESTLNGELTKKVESYISDQFPFRDAWMKAYVQAQGKMGKTYINDSYFVDYASGWIISKPVLEMKKEEELATFADGFVEIQDGLNEHDIPMAFFTFPAKATYVRNPSPAYLPDDTGEESNRLLHSIMTEKGIDNAVLMDFIGDEVDVHDMYFKTDHHWNIYGAYQGYEALMENISARIDEDIEPIAYDEAANVCLENEFVGSWNKQLYMTVNSDDQVCYNYPKSFESQFKIYKGPVAEGKEIAFNDIYGLVRNNPEEDTVSYATGYTADYGVLNIINEHAESDKHIVVVKDSYFNAIQFHVASHFKQLTVLDLRYIEENPVDFISELDADYVFFVYNDRNFNVVEIY from the coding sequence ATGAAAATTTTAAATTATTTATTACCTATAGCTTTTATTTGTACATTGGTTGGTGGATTGGCGCTCCATCTTGTCATTAAAGATCGTCCCACTTCTAACATGGAGAACCGTACTCTTCAAACAGTTGCTGAATTAGATGTATCAGTTGAAAGTACACTCAATGGGGAATTGACGAAAAAAGTAGAATCATATATATCCGATCAGTTCCCATTCCGTGATGCTTGGATGAAGGCATATGTGCAAGCGCAAGGAAAGATGGGGAAAACCTATATAAATGATTCCTATTTCGTGGACTATGCAAGTGGGTGGATCATTTCTAAACCAGTTCTGGAGATGAAGAAGGAAGAGGAATTGGCTACATTTGCTGATGGTTTTGTGGAAATTCAGGATGGATTAAACGAACATGACATTCCAATGGCGTTTTTCACTTTCCCAGCAAAGGCGACTTATGTTCGTAACCCGAGCCCAGCTTATTTACCTGATGATACAGGCGAAGAAAGCAATCGTTTGTTGCACAGTATTATGACTGAAAAGGGTATTGATAATGCAGTACTGATGGATTTCATTGGAGATGAAGTCGATGTCCATGATATGTACTTCAAAACTGACCACCACTGGAATATCTATGGCGCCTATCAAGGGTATGAGGCATTAATGGAAAACATCAGTGCGCGGATTGATGAGGATATAGAACCGATTGCATATGATGAAGCAGCGAACGTATGCTTAGAGAATGAATTTGTTGGCTCATGGAATAAACAACTGTACATGACAGTCAATAGTGATGATCAAGTTTGCTACAACTATCCCAAATCCTTTGAATCACAGTTCAAAATATACAAAGGACCTGTGGCAGAAGGTAAGGAAATTGCGTTTAATGATATTTATGGTTTAGTTAGAAATAATCCTGAAGAAGATACTGTTTCATATGCAACAGGATATACAGCTGATTACGGTGTATTAAATATTATAAATGAACATGCCGAATCAGATAAGCATATCGTTGTTGTAAAGGATTCCTATTTCAATGCGATTCAATTCCACGTAGCCAGTCATTTTAAACAATTGACGGTGTTGGATTTACGTTATATCGAAGAAAATCCAGTTGATTTTATCTCTGAGTTAGACGCAGATTATGTATTCTTTGTTTATAATGATCGTAACTTCAATGTAGTAGAGATTTATTAA